The Solanum lycopersicum chromosome 6, SLM_r2.1 genome has a window encoding:
- the LOC101248108 gene encoding putative glycerol-3-phosphate transporter 1, giving the protein MKKKNNNKPLGIQLIERITKSSLSFKTYQVIVLIVTFFAYTSYHANRKTTSIVKQALDPQSLGIGPIFPWQGNSIRKSVIDGWFPFNGPDGTTLLGDLDVAFLFVYAIGMYFSGHVGDRMDLRVFLTAGMLGTGLFTALFGVGYWANVHSFYYYLIIQMIAGLFQSTGWPSVVAVVGNWFGKKKKRGLIMGIWNAHTSVGNITGSLVASILLKYGWGWSMVVPGILIAFSGAIVFLLLPVHPESVGGNKDEDEVLLSPGKEDDEVNEQPLLRSRSDREEEACAVGFIEAWKIPGVATFALCLFFAKLVAYTFLYWLPYYISHTAIDGRYLSNEESGNLSTLFDVGGVIGGILAGYISDKLDARAITAASFMYCVIPALYLYRSYGQISMTINIILMLISGVFVNGPYALITTAVSADLGTHSSLKGNSRALATVTAIIDGTGSIGAAVGPFLTGYISADSWNAVFVMLMGAALVAGLFLTRLVVTEVNGKIQELRSQGSSRPIMSTHLQV; this is encoded by the exons atgaagaagaagaacaataaCAAGCCCTTAGGAATTCAATTGATAGAGCGCATAACAAAGTCGAGCCTATCTTTCAAGACATATCAAGTCATTGTTCTAATTGTGACATTTTTTGCATATACAAGTTACCATGCTAATAGAAAAACTACAAGCATCGTGAAACAAGCACTTGATCCTCAATCCCTTGGCATTGGTCCGATTTTTCCATGGCAAGGAAATAGTATTCGGAAATCAGTTATAGATGGTTGGTTTCCGTTTAATGGTCCTGATGGAACAACATTGCTCGGTGACCTTGATGTGGCTTTCCTATTTGTGTATGCCATCGGAATGTACTTCTCAGGGCACGTGGGTGATAGGATGGATCTTAGAGTTTTTTTGACCGCGGGTATGTTGGGAACTGGCTTATTTACAGCTCTTTTTGGAGTTGGATATTGGGCAAACGTCCATAGTTTCTATTACTATCTGATCATTCAAATGATTGCTGGATTGTTTCAATCCACTGGATGGCCATCAGTGGTTGCAGTAGTCGGGAATTGGTttggaaagaagaagaaaaggggaCTTATAATGGGCATTTGGAATGCTCACACCTCTGTTGGGAACATTACAGGGTCGTTGGTCGCCTCAATCTTATTGAAATATGGATGGGGTTGGTCAATGGTTGTTCCTGGTATCCTTATTGCTTTTAGTGGTGCGATAGTGTTCCTTTTATTACCCGTTCATCCTGAATCTGTTGGGGGTAataaagatgaagatgaagtgTTGTTATCTCCCGGGAAAGAAGACGATGAAGTGAATGAACAACCTCTCTTGAGGTCGAGATCAGACAGAGAAGAGGAAGCATGTGCAGTAGGTTTTATAGAAGCATGGAAGATCCCGGGGGTTGCAACCTTTGCTCTTTGCCTTTTTTTCGCAAAATTGGTGGCTTACACATTTCTCTATTGGCTGCCTTACTACATTAGCCACACAG CAATAGATGGACGATACTTGTCTAACGAGGAATCTGGAAACTTATCAACGTTGTTTGATGTTGGAGGGGTAATAGGTGGAATCTTAGCAGGTTACATCTCAGATAAGTTGGATGCTAGAGCAATAACAGCAGCTAGCTTTATGTACTGTGTTATCCCAGCTCTATACCTATATCGAAGCTACGGACAAATCTCCATGACTATAAACATCATCCTCATGTTGATTAGTGGAGTGTTTGTGAATGGACCTTACGCGTTGATAACAACTGCTGTTTCAGCAGATTTGGGAACACATAGTTCTTTGAAGGGTAATTCGCGAGCGCTTGCAACTGTCACTGCTATTATTGATGGAACTGGATCAATTGGTGCTGCAGTTGGACCATTTCTAACAGGTTATATTTCAGCTGATAGCTGGAATGCAGTTTTTGTAATGTTGATGGGAGCAGCTTTAGTTGCTGGTTTGTTTTTGACTAGGCTTGTTGTAACTGAGGTGAACGGAAAGATTCAAGAATTGAGGTCTCAAGGATCATCTAGACCAATTATGTCTACTCATCTTCAAGTGTGA